In Thermococcus alcaliphilus, one DNA window encodes the following:
- a CDS encoding sulfite exporter TauE/SafE family protein, translating into MDPMPFTFLGLLVGFLVGLTGVGGGALMTPSLIFLGVEPIIAVGTDLLYAGVTKVFGVLFHHQKGNIRYDIAGRLFIGSIPAIVLGGVILRFVDRETLNNNLTLLLGSILVLSSLLSLFKGELKVPIKPRWAYVYLLGFVVGLAVQFTSVGAGVLVSFALMNVARVNPREVVGVTIVYGLALSSLSFLNYASIGSVDYNLALFLILGSIPGVYLGAHINSRIDKEKLKRFINVVILIIGSLILVGK; encoded by the coding sequence ATGGATCCTATGCCTTTCACTTTTCTGGGACTGCTAGTTGGGTTTCTCGTCGGGCTCACGGGAGTAGGTGGAGGGGCTTTGATGACTCCTTCCCTAATTTTCCTTGGAGTAGAGCCGATAATAGCCGTTGGCACAGATTTGCTTTATGCCGGCGTTACCAAGGTCTTTGGTGTGTTGTTCCACCATCAGAAGGGCAATATAAGATATGATATTGCAGGGAGACTTTTCATCGGAAGTATTCCAGCCATAGTGCTTGGTGGAGTTATTTTGAGGTTCGTCGATAGGGAGACCCTTAACAACAATCTCACACTTCTTTTGGGGTCAATACTGGTTTTGAGCTCTTTGCTTAGCCTTTTCAAAGGAGAGCTTAAAGTCCCCATAAAACCTAGATGGGCTTATGTGTATCTTCTCGGCTTTGTTGTTGGTTTAGCAGTGCAGTTCACCTCCGTCGGTGCGGGAGTCCTGGTGAGCTTTGCTTTGATGAACGTTGCAAGGGTTAATCCAAGGGAAGTCGTTGGGGTCACGATAGTTTACGGCTTAGCTTTGTCTTCTCTAAGCTTTCTTAACTATGCTTCCATTGGGAGTGTGGATTATAATCTAGCATTGTTTTTGATCCTCGGGAGTATTCCCGGGGTTTATCTAGGAGCCCACATCAACTCGAGAATCGATAAAGAAAAGCTGAAAAGATTCATAAACGTGGTAATTTTGATTATTGGAAGTTTAATACTGGTGGGGAAATGA
- the cysC gene encoding adenylyl-sulfate kinase, giving the protein MTNKGFTIWLTGPSGAGKTVLADALKKKLVSMGYRVEILDGDVIRRTLYPELGFSKEAREMHNRIVIHMAKLLSRNGVIAIVSLISPYKAVREYARKEIGDFIEVYVYAPLEVRIQRDPKGLYAKAMRGEIKGLTGYDGVYEEPENPEVRVDSSKMTPEEEAELVIQKARELGYLS; this is encoded by the coding sequence ATGACGAATAAGGGCTTTACAATATGGCTCACGGGCCCAAGCGGGGCTGGAAAAACCGTTTTAGCCGATGCTTTGAAGAAGAAGCTCGTGTCAATGGGCTACAGAGTTGAAATCCTCGATGGCGATGTCATAAGGAGGACCCTTTATCCCGAGCTGGGCTTTTCCAAGGAAGCGAGGGAGATGCACAACAGGATAGTCATTCACATGGCCAAGCTCCTCTCAAGGAACGGTGTGATAGCCATAGTTTCACTGATTTCGCCGTATAAGGCAGTCAGGGAGTACGCCAGGAAGGAGATAGGGGACTTCATTGAGGTCTACGTCTACGCCCCACTTGAAGTGAGGATCCAAAGGGATCCAAAGGGGCTGTATGCAAAAGCCATGCGCGGTGAAATAAAGGGGCTAACGGGCTACGATGGTGTTTATGAGGAGCCCGAGAATCCAGAAGTTAGGGTTGACTCATCAAAGATGACACCGGAGGAAGAAGCCGAGCTGGTGATTCAAAAGGCAAGAGAATTGGGATATCTCTCCTGA
- a CDS encoding alkaline phosphatase family protein, which translates to MEEVKKVFVIGLDSAPPELLFDRFLDDLPNIKRLVERSIYGPMQSTIPAITIPAWMVMATGKTPGELGLYGFRHRKSGTYNDIWIAHSLMIKEKAVWNYIAEKGKKSILVGVPPSYPPKKVNGYLVSCFITPDTSVDYTYPKELKGEIERLVGEYIFDVVFRKENRDETKEQLWEMTKKRFEVIRYLIQEKEWDYFQFVEIGLDRVHHAFWKYFDENHHLYPGKGNPYENVIPDYYKLLDEEIGKTLELLDLDETAVIIVSDHGIKAMKGAFAINQWLIEEGLLKIRNPEILKEGRQVRFNELDVDWSRTIAWAWGGYYSRVFLNVKGREPHGIIEPSEYEKVRDEIAEKIKSIRGPNGEKWDTKVFYPEEIYPVARGDKPDMMVYLDDLNWRAAGTLGYDSPYLLENDLGPDDAVHAEYGVFSLYLPGMREAKRTQLTIYDFAPTVLKLFGMEKPLRGRSIV; encoded by the coding sequence ATGGAAGAAGTCAAGAAGGTGTTTGTAATTGGTCTTGACTCAGCTCCGCCTGAGCTCCTGTTTGACAGGTTTTTGGACGATCTACCAAACATAAAGAGACTTGTGGAGAGGTCAATTTACGGCCCTATGCAGAGCACGATTCCAGCCATTACTATTCCGGCATGGATGGTAATGGCTACAGGTAAAACGCCGGGTGAGCTTGGTCTCTATGGTTTCAGGCACAGAAAGAGCGGAACCTACAACGATATATGGATTGCACACTCCCTGATGATAAAAGAGAAAGCCGTATGGAACTACATAGCGGAGAAGGGCAAGAAGTCAATTCTCGTTGGAGTTCCTCCGAGCTATCCGCCCAAAAAGGTTAACGGTTACCTTGTTAGCTGCTTCATAACTCCAGACACAAGCGTTGACTACACCTACCCAAAAGAGCTCAAGGGAGAAATTGAACGTTTAGTTGGTGAGTACATTTTCGACGTTGTCTTTAGAAAGGAGAACAGGGATGAGACAAAGGAGCAGTTGTGGGAGATGACGAAAAAGAGGTTTGAGGTCATTCGCTACCTTATTCAGGAGAAGGAGTGGGACTACTTCCAGTTCGTGGAGATAGGGCTTGATAGAGTCCACCACGCTTTCTGGAAGTACTTCGACGAGAACCACCACCTCTATCCGGGCAAAGGAAATCCCTACGAGAACGTCATTCCCGATTATTACAAGCTTCTCGATGAGGAGATAGGCAAAACTCTGGAGCTCCTTGATCTCGATGAGACTGCTGTGATAATTGTTTCCGACCACGGCATAAAGGCCATGAAAGGAGCTTTTGCCATAAACCAGTGGCTGATTGAAGAAGGGTTGCTAAAGATCAGGAACCCAGAGATTTTGAAGGAAGGAAGGCAGGTGAGATTCAACGAGCTTGACGTTGACTGGAGCAGAACGATAGCCTGGGCGTGGGGAGGCTATTACTCCAGAGTTTTCCTCAACGTTAAGGGAAGGGAGCCCCATGGTATAATTGAGCCCTCAGAATATGAAAAAGTCAGGGATGAGATAGCAGAGAAGATAAAATCAATAAGGGGCCCCAATGGGGAGAAGTGGGATACGAAGGTCTTCTACCCCGAGGAAATTTATCCTGTGGCTAGAGGAGACAAGCCAGACATGATGGTTTACCTTGACGACTTGAACTGGAGGGCAGCTGGTACATTAGGTTACGATAGTCCATACCTTCTGGAGAACGACCTTGGGCCAGACGATGCTGTTCATGCAGAATACGGTGTTTTCTCGCTCTATCTCCCGGGAATGAGGGAAGCGAAGAGAACCCAGCTCACAATTTACGACTTTGCACCGACGGTGCTCAAGCTCTTTGGAATGGAAAAGCCGCTTAGGGGAAGGAGCATAGTTTGA
- a CDS encoding DHH family phosphoesterase encodes MHLIIHHWDTDGITSSALLVKALGLNDFRNVSPPIGEFRFDERVKKEIEEAEKVYVLDLNLSHEVERIEKEVFFIDHHIQPRIKNPKVKQINPIFEGKDAPSASFVVSEHFNIWNAWSALGVIGDIGERAFEIPKVWELLKEEGLTKEEALRIVELIDSNYIAMDRGGVEKAVKVLLENPVRELLEYEPWIRKAEDIRKAIEDALSNVEMREEIALIDFESPFNIISKVARKAVWELGYEGALVVNKNFHGKAQIYFRVSSKKAKEINMGEIISRLKERGFNAGGKREVLGCICERGKIEEALEAINAYLR; translated from the coding sequence GTGCATCTGATAATCCATCACTGGGACACCGACGGGATAACTTCGTCTGCCCTGCTTGTTAAAGCTCTTGGGTTAAATGATTTCAGGAACGTTAGTCCTCCAATCGGGGAGTTCCGCTTTGATGAGAGGGTTAAGAAGGAAATTGAAGAAGCTGAGAAGGTTTACGTTCTGGATCTAAATCTCTCCCACGAGGTTGAGAGAATTGAGAAAGAGGTTTTCTTCATAGATCATCACATTCAGCCAAGGATAAAAAACCCCAAGGTGAAGCAGATAAACCCGATTTTTGAGGGAAAAGATGCTCCTTCAGCATCTTTTGTTGTTTCGGAGCATTTCAACATCTGGAACGCCTGGAGTGCTTTGGGTGTCATTGGAGACATAGGAGAGAGGGCTTTTGAAATTCCCAAAGTTTGGGAGCTTTTGAAAGAAGAGGGCCTAACAAAGGAAGAAGCGCTGAGGATAGTGGAACTCATAGACTCAAACTACATTGCAATGGATAGGGGAGGGGTGGAAAAAGCAGTTAAAGTTCTCCTTGAAAACCCCGTAAGGGAACTTCTAGAATATGAGCCGTGGATCAGAAAAGCCGAGGATATAAGGAAAGCCATCGAGGATGCTCTCTCAAATGTGGAAATGAGGGAAGAAATTGCCCTCATAGACTTTGAGAGCCCGTTCAACATAATATCCAAAGTTGCTAGGAAAGCTGTTTGGGAGCTTGGCTATGAAGGGGCTCTAGTTGTTAATAAAAACTTCCACGGAAAAGCCCAGATTTACTTCAGGGTCTCCTCCAAGAAAGCTAAGGAAATCAACATGGGGGAGATAATTTCCCGGTTAAAAGAAAGAGGATTCAATGCGGGAGGCAAGAGAGAGGTTCTAGGATGCATCTGTGAAAGGGGTAAAATTGAGGAAGCTTTGGAGGCAATTAACGCTTATTTGAGGTGA
- a CDS encoding antitoxin family protein, with product MEEIEVVYEKGVFKPLKKVKLKEGTHGRVIVKIGIADVIESFSRKVEKDALQEFVEERR from the coding sequence ATGGAAGAAATCGAAGTGGTTTATGAAAAGGGAGTGTTTAAACCTCTCAAAAAAGTGAAACTTAAGGAGGGCACCCACGGAAGGGTAATAGTCAAGATAGGAATAGCCGATGTAATAGAGAGCTTTAGTAGAAAAGTCGAGAAGGACGCTCTACAAGAGTTTGTGGAGGAGCGGAGATGA
- the sat gene encoding sulfate adenylyltransferase, with product MVSKPHGGKLVRRIAAPKTRERILSEQHEYPSAKIDHGRAIDLENIAHGVYSPLKGFLTRDDFESVLDHMRLSDDTPWTIPIVLDVNEPSFEEGDAILLYYENLPIARMHVEEIYTYDKKEFAQKVFKTTDLTHPGVARVYSMGNYLIGGEIELLNELPNPFAKYTLRPVETRVLFKERGWKTVVAFQTRNVPHLGHEYVQKAALTFVDGLFINPVLGRKKKGDYKDEVIIRAYEVLFKHYYPKDAATLATVRYEMRYAGPREAIHHAIMRKNFGATHFIVGRDHAGVGDYYGPYEAWELFDEFPDLGITPMFIRESFYCKKCGGMVNAKICPHDGEFHVKISGTKLRKMIMAGEQPPEYMMRPEVFEVIRSFENPFVG from the coding sequence ATGGTTTCCAAGCCACACGGAGGGAAGCTGGTTAGAAGAATAGCCGCCCCGAAAACGAGGGAGAGGATTCTCAGCGAGCAGCACGAGTATCCGAGTGCCAAAATCGACCACGGAAGGGCTATCGACTTAGAAAACATTGCTCATGGAGTTTATTCCCCACTCAAGGGCTTTCTGACGAGAGATGATTTTGAAAGCGTTTTAGACCATATGAGGCTGAGTGATGATACTCCCTGGACAATTCCCATAGTTCTGGATGTTAATGAGCCAAGCTTTGAAGAAGGAGATGCCATTCTTCTCTACTATGAAAATTTGCCCATAGCGAGAATGCATGTTGAGGAAATCTATACCTATGATAAGAAAGAATTCGCCCAAAAAGTTTTCAAAACTACAGATCTCACTCATCCGGGAGTTGCAAGGGTTTATTCGATGGGAAATTACCTAATTGGCGGCGAGATCGAGCTTTTGAATGAGCTTCCAAACCCGTTTGCCAAATACACCCTAAGACCTGTTGAGACGAGGGTTCTCTTCAAGGAGAGAGGATGGAAGACAGTAGTTGCATTCCAGACGAGGAACGTTCCCCATCTCGGACATGAATATGTTCAGAAAGCCGCTTTAACTTTCGTTGATGGACTCTTTATAAATCCTGTCCTCGGGAGGAAGAAGAAGGGGGACTACAAGGATGAAGTTATAATTAGAGCTTACGAAGTGCTCTTTAAGCACTATTATCCAAAGGATGCAGCCACTTTAGCCACGGTAAGGTATGAGATGCGCTATGCAGGACCAAGGGAAGCTATCCACCACGCTATTATGAGGAAGAACTTTGGAGCGACTCACTTCATAGTCGGAAGAGATCATGCGGGTGTTGGCGACTATTATGGGCCGTATGAAGCATGGGAGCTCTTCGATGAGTTTCCAGACTTGGGCATAACCCCGATGTTCATAAGGGAGTCCTTCTATTGCAAAAAGTGCGGAGGAATGGTCAACGCAAAGATATGCCCGCATGATGGGGAGTTCCACGTGAAGATAAGCGGAACGAAGCTCAGGAAGATGATAATGGCTGGAGAGCAACCACCAGAATACATGATGAGACCAGAGGTCTTTGAGGTCATCAGGAGCTTCGAGAACCCGTTTGTGGGGTGA
- a CDS encoding ribbon-helix-helix domain-containing protein — MDEERKYTTVSIPKPLYDKIKKRIEGTGFTSVSDYVTYVLREVLASLEEEEKEEVFSEEEEEKVKERLRALGYLD; from the coding sequence ATGGATGAGGAGAGGAAATACACAACTGTTTCAATACCAAAGCCCCTCTATGACAAGATAAAGAAGAGAATTGAGGGCACCGGCTTTACCTCAGTTTCTGACTACGTTACATATGTCCTGAGAGAAGTCCTCGCAAGCCTTGAGGAAGAGGAGAAGGAGGAGGTCTTCAGCGAGGAAGAAGAGGAGAAAGTCAAGGAGAGGCTCAGGGCTTTGGGTTACCTCGACTGA
- a CDS encoding nucleotide sugar dehydrogenase has translation MKLLGLNREEVKQVFKEGKVTITVYGLGKMGLPLAAVFADHGAKVIGVDINERVVEMINRGENHVKEEPGLDELVKRNVEAGRLRATTDGVEAAKQADVMVILVPTLTDERGNLKLDPVYDVAYKIAQGLEKGDIVITEATMPPGTTESLVPILEKSGLKLGEFGLAHAPERTMTGTAIRDITGQYPKIVGANDEKTLEAVIGIYETINRKGVIPMSSIKAAEAVKVFEGVYRDVNIALANELALWCEEHGLDALEVFQAANTQPYCHLHMPGAGVGGHCIPIYPWFVINLARKTNPRLIKTAREINDSMPHHVVELTIKGLNEVGKPLKGSNILVLGLTFRGGVREFTKSPTIPIIRELKEWGANVYAYDPLCTKEDAERFGAEWKEDFKDIDAIVITTDHKEFRNLDLEKIAKEARNKVIVDGRNVLEPTTAEKLGFVYLRVGRA, from the coding sequence ATGAAGCTCCTTGGCCTAAATAGAGAGGAAGTAAAGCAGGTTTTCAAAGAAGGCAAAGTTACGATAACAGTTTATGGGCTCGGCAAGATGGGTCTCCCCCTAGCTGCTGTTTTTGCAGATCACGGGGCAAAGGTCATAGGCGTCGACATAAACGAGAGAGTTGTTGAAATGATAAACAGAGGAGAGAACCACGTAAAGGAAGAACCCGGGCTGGATGAGCTTGTGAAAAGAAATGTCGAGGCCGGAAGGTTAAGGGCAACTACGGACGGCGTTGAGGCTGCCAAGCAAGCAGATGTAATGGTTATTTTAGTTCCAACGCTAACAGACGAAAGAGGAAACTTGAAGCTTGATCCCGTTTATGACGTTGCCTATAAAATTGCCCAAGGCTTGGAGAAGGGTGACATCGTTATCACCGAAGCAACTATGCCTCCCGGAACCACTGAAAGTCTAGTCCCAATCCTTGAGAAGAGCGGGCTTAAGCTTGGAGAATTTGGTTTAGCCCATGCACCCGAGAGAACAATGACCGGAACAGCAATCAGAGATATCACAGGTCAGTATCCAAAGATCGTAGGAGCCAATGACGAGAAGACTCTTGAAGCAGTTATTGGGATATATGAAACAATAAACAGAAAAGGCGTCATTCCCATGAGCTCTATTAAAGCTGCTGAAGCCGTAAAGGTCTTTGAGGGAGTTTACAGAGATGTCAACATAGCCCTCGCAAATGAGCTCGCCTTATGGTGTGAAGAGCACGGGCTTGACGCCCTTGAGGTTTTCCAGGCTGCAAATACACAGCCCTACTGCCACCTGCACATGCCCGGAGCGGGGGTTGGTGGGCATTGCATTCCTATTTACCCTTGGTTCGTTATCAACCTCGCCAGAAAGACGAATCCAAGGCTGATTAAGACTGCTAGGGAGATCAATGACTCGATGCCTCACCATGTTGTTGAGCTCACTATTAAGGGGCTCAATGAGGTTGGAAAGCCGCTAAAAGGAAGCAATATTCTCGTTCTTGGCCTGACCTTCAGAGGTGGTGTTAGGGAGTTCACAAAGAGTCCGACAATTCCAATAATCAGAGAGCTCAAAGAATGGGGCGCCAATGTCTATGCTTATGACCCTCTATGCACCAAAGAAGATGCAGAGCGCTTTGGCGCTGAGTGGAAAGAGGACTTTAAAGACATTGATGCCATAGTTATCACTACAGATCACAAGGAGTTTAGGAACTTAGATCTAGAAAAGATTGCAAAAGAAGCGAGGAACAAAGTTATAGTTGATGGAAGAAACGTCCTAGAACCCACAACTGCTGAAAAACTGGGCTTTGTCTATTTAAGGGTTGGGAGAGCTTAA
- a CDS encoding UDP-N-acetylglucosamine 3-dehydrogenase — translation MLRIGVVGVGNMGFHHARIYSELAKEGKVELIGVADANFERAKEVAEKFKTRAFADYRELIKEVDAVSIAVPTFLHKQVALEFIENGVHVLVEKPIAESIESAEEIIKAAKNKGIVLMVGHVERFNPAVLKLKETISQGMLGEIVTMNAKRVGPMVVRIADVGVIIDLAVHDIDIMSFLADSRVKEVYAKARNVKHPAKVEDYALILLGFKNGIDGVIETNRLTPHKTRTLNVVGTEGIAYLDYINQTLTIYDEKWVHDAKIQRGEPLRIEIEHFIECVKKGKKPLVGGEEGLHALEVAVKALESATKNEVVKLG, via the coding sequence ATGCTTCGCATTGGAGTTGTTGGAGTTGGCAACATGGGCTTTCATCATGCTAGGATTTACTCAGAACTGGCAAAAGAAGGCAAAGTCGAGTTAATTGGAGTGGCAGATGCAAATTTTGAAAGAGCCAAGGAGGTTGCAGAGAAGTTCAAGACGAGGGCTTTTGCAGACTACAGAGAGCTTATAAAAGAAGTTGATGCAGTCAGCATTGCTGTTCCAACTTTCCTTCACAAACAAGTCGCCTTAGAGTTCATTGAAAATGGGGTTCATGTTCTAGTTGAGAAGCCAATTGCGGAGAGCATTGAGAGTGCCGAAGAGATTATTAAAGCAGCTAAAAACAAGGGCATTGTCCTAATGGTAGGGCACGTAGAGAGGTTCAACCCAGCGGTACTGAAGCTGAAGGAGACAATATCCCAAGGAATGCTCGGAGAAATAGTTACGATGAATGCTAAAAGGGTAGGCCCAATGGTCGTTAGAATAGCTGATGTTGGAGTTATAATCGATCTGGCAGTTCACGACATAGATATAATGAGTTTTCTGGCAGATTCACGAGTAAAAGAAGTTTATGCAAAGGCAAGAAACGTGAAGCACCCCGCAAAAGTTGAGGATTACGCTCTTATTCTTCTCGGCTTCAAAAACGGCATTGATGGAGTTATCGAAACCAACAGACTGACCCCCCACAAGACGAGAACACTGAACGTTGTTGGAACTGAAGGAATAGCATATCTCGACTACATAAACCAGACTCTGACAATCTATGACGAGAAATGGGTGCATGATGCTAAGATACAAAGGGGAGAGCCCCTCAGGATTGAGATTGAGCATTTCATTGAGTGTGTCAAAAAGGGCAAAAAGCCGTTGGTCGGTGGAGAAGAAGGGCTACACGCTTTGGAAGTTGCTGTTAAGGCCCTCGAAAGTGCGACAAAAAATGAAGTAGTAAAACTGGGGTGA
- a CDS encoding DegT/DnrJ/EryC1/StrS family aminotransferase, translating to MRNIPIAKPLIGDEEIEAVVNVLKSGMLAHGKEVEAFEKEFAEYLGAKHGIAVSNGTAALDVALKALKIGPGDEVITTPFTFIASANSILFQGAKPVFADIDPKTFNLDPNDVLEKITNKTKAIIVVHLYGQPADMEAFKEIAEDYKLYLVEDCAQAHGAEFKGQKVGTFGDIAAFSFYPTKNMTTGEGGMVVTNDDELAKRADLIRNHGQAEKYLHVELGYNLRMTNIAAAIGRVQLKKLDEWNTKRIENAKLLSEGISKIDGLTPPYVDSRVKHVFHQYVIRVEDEFPMSRDELMAKLRERGIGTAVHYPIPVHHQPLYQKLGYPKDICPNAIDASKRVLSLPVHPAVSRGDIEYIIKTLKELSS from the coding sequence ATGAGGAACATACCAATTGCTAAGCCCTTAATCGGAGACGAAGAAATAGAGGCCGTTGTTAATGTCCTCAAGAGTGGAATGCTTGCCCACGGCAAAGAAGTTGAGGCCTTTGAGAAAGAGTTTGCAGAGTATTTGGGAGCTAAGCATGGAATAGCTGTCTCCAATGGCACTGCTGCTTTGGATGTCGCGTTAAAGGCTCTCAAAATAGGCCCCGGTGATGAAGTAATAACAACACCTTTCACTTTTATAGCCTCTGCAAATTCAATTCTCTTCCAGGGAGCAAAGCCCGTCTTTGCTGACATTGACCCAAAGACGTTCAACCTCGACCCAAACGACGTTCTTGAGAAGATTACCAACAAAACAAAGGCGATAATAGTCGTCCACCTCTACGGCCAGCCAGCGGATATGGAGGCCTTCAAAGAAATAGCTGAGGATTACAAGCTTTATCTTGTTGAAGATTGTGCACAGGCCCATGGAGCGGAATTTAAGGGCCAAAAGGTGGGAACCTTTGGAGATATCGCTGCTTTCAGCTTCTATCCAACTAAGAACATGACCACCGGCGAAGGTGGAATGGTCGTAACTAACGACGATGAACTAGCCAAAAGGGCAGATTTGATAAGAAACCACGGGCAGGCAGAAAAATACCTCCATGTTGAGCTCGGCTACAACTTGAGGATGACGAATATAGCTGCTGCCATTGGAAGAGTTCAGCTCAAAAAGCTCGACGAGTGGAACACCAAGCGCATCGAAAACGCTAAGCTTTTAAGCGAGGGAATAAGCAAGATAGACGGCTTAACTCCACCTTACGTTGATAGTAGAGTTAAACACGTCTTCCACCAATATGTGATTAGAGTTGAGGATGAGTTCCCGATGAGCAGGGATGAGCTTATGGCAAAACTAAGGGAGAGGGGCATTGGAACAGCTGTTCATTACCCAATTCCAGTCCACCACCAGCCACTATACCAAAAGCTCGGTTATCCAAAGGACATCTGCCCCAACGCCATAGACGCTTCAAAGAGAGTACTAAGCCTTCCAGTGCATCCTGCCGTTAGCAGGGGAGATATTGAATATATAATCAAGACTCTCAAAGAGCTTTCAAGTTAG
- a CDS encoding acyltransferase: protein MAQKYFVHPTAVVEEGAEIGEGTRIWHFAHVRKGAKIGKNCNIGKDVYIDVDVEIGNNVKIQNGVSVYRGVKVEDDVFLGPHMTFTNDLYPRAFNQDWEVVPTLVKKGASIGAHATIVCGVTIGEYAMVGAGAVVTKDVPPFGLVFGNPARLRGFVCYCGRPLKEKIGEDKTNIIFKCSHCGKEVKIRKEDYERYLREKNL, encoded by the coding sequence ATGGCTCAAAAATATTTCGTTCATCCAACTGCTGTTGTTGAAGAAGGAGCAGAGATTGGGGAAGGAACAAGGATATGGCACTTTGCCCACGTAAGGAAAGGAGCGAAAATAGGCAAGAACTGCAACATTGGAAAAGACGTCTACATCGATGTTGATGTTGAGATCGGCAACAACGTGAAGATTCAAAACGGAGTAAGCGTTTACAGGGGAGTTAAAGTTGAGGATGACGTTTTCCTCGGTCCACACATGACGTTTACGAACGACCTTTATCCAAGAGCATTCAACCAAGACTGGGAAGTCGTGCCAACATTAGTTAAGAAAGGAGCAAGCATAGGAGCTCATGCAACGATAGTTTGTGGTGTTACTATCGGTGAATATGCAATGGTCGGGGCTGGAGCCGTTGTCACAAAAGACGTACCGCCCTTCGGGCTAGTTTTTGGAAACCCGGCAAGGCTAAGAGGCTTTGTCTGCTACTGCGGGAGGCCCTTAAAGGAGAAAATTGGTGAAGATAAAACCAATATTATTTTCAAGTGTTCTCACTGCGGAAAGGAAGTTAAAATTAGAAAGGAAGATTATGAAAGGTACCTAAGGGAAAAAAATCTGTGA
- a CDS encoding glycosyltransferase family 2 protein, with product MELPFVSVIIPAYNEEKYIAKCLEEWVNQDYPKNKYEILVYDGMSTDKTAEIIQEFERNYPNLVFYRKNSKRRQVYAFNMGIREARGEFFIIFGAHAYPERDFLKKSIETFLEVKKKELRLAGVGGKIIKLFENRLAKFIALIYSSPLSGASTFWYEEEPHFATTVAFALYDKAVAQEVGGFDEDMLTGNDFEFNLRINKRGYKLFFNPEIKSYYFARSSWKGFLKQSFNYGAVKGVAIRKGYFSLLWLFPFGFLGFEILLLFVSQLLWLFALYWVILFGEGVRLAYKTKNPDGIFLPLLMFIFHNLISFGFIAGLLFHKRAFR from the coding sequence ATGGAACTTCCCTTTGTGAGTGTTATAATCCCAGCATATAATGAAGAAAAATACATAGCCAAATGCCTAGAGGAATGGGTTAATCAAGATTATCCCAAAAACAAGTATGAGATTTTAGTTTACGATGGTATGAGTACCGACAAGACAGCTGAAATAATCCAGGAATTCGAAAGAAACTATCCAAACCTTGTGTTCTATAGAAAAAACTCTAAAAGAAGGCAAGTTTACGCTTTTAATATGGGAATACGAGAGGCTAGGGGAGAATTTTTCATAATCTTTGGAGCTCATGCTTATCCTGAGAGGGACTTCTTGAAAAAGAGTATAGAAACATTCCTTGAAGTTAAGAAAAAGGAGCTAAGACTTGCGGGAGTGGGGGGAAAAATTATCAAGCTCTTTGAAAACCGCCTTGCGAAGTTTATAGCCCTTATATACTCTTCTCCTCTAAGCGGTGCAAGCACTTTTTGGTACGAGGAAGAGCCTCACTTTGCTACAACTGTTGCTTTTGCCCTCTATGATAAGGCTGTAGCCCAGGAGGTTGGCGGTTTTGATGAGGATATGCTCACTGGTAATGATTTCGAGTTCAACCTTAGAATAAACAAGAGGGGTTACAAGCTCTTCTTTAATCCAGAGATTAAGAGTTATTACTTTGCTCGCTCTAGCTGGAAAGGCTTTTTAAAGCAGAGTTTCAACTATGGAGCTGTTAAAGGCGTCGCTATAAGGAAAGGCTATTTTTCATTGCTTTGGTTGTTTCCGTTCGGCTTCCTTGGATTCGAGATTCTTTTGCTCTTTGTCTCACAACTCCTCTGGTTGTTTGCACTTTACTGGGTGATACTTTTTGGAGAAGGAGTTAGATTAGCATACAAAACAAAAAACCCTGATGGAATTTTTCTTCCGCTCCTTATGTTTATATTCCACA